The Kribbella sp. HUAS MG21 genome includes the window GAACTGCATAGAGCCGGTCGCGGTCGACGAGCAGGGCCGGATGCGTCCGGAGGCCCTCGTGGACGCGCTCCGAGACGGTGGCGCTGGGAGTGCGACGATCGTCTGCGCGCAGGTGGGCAATGTGAACACCGGCGCGTTCGACCCGGTCCGCGAGATCTGCGAGCTGGCGCACGAGCACCAGGCGTGGGTGCACGTCGACGGCGCCTTCGGGCTCTGGGCCGCCGTGAGCCCGCAGCTCCGACCGCTGCTCGACGGCATCGAGCTCGCCGACTCGTGGGCGACCGACGCGCACAAGTGGCTCAACGTGCCGTACGACTCCGGCCTCGTGCTCTGCGCCCACCCGGAGGCGCACAGCGCCGCGATGTCGATCCGGGCGGCGTACCTGATCCAGGACGAGGCCGGCGAACGCGACCCGCTCGACTACAACCCGGAGTTCTCCCGGCGGGCGCGCGGGATCCCGGTGTACGCCGCCATTCGCGCGCTGGGGCGTACCGGAATCGCGGAGATCGTCGACCGCTGCCACGCGATGGCCGGCCGGTTCGCCGACGCGCTCCGGACGGACGGGGTCGAGGTGCTCAACGACGTCGTACTCAACCAGGTGCTGGTCCGGTTCGGCGACGACGACGCCGTCACGCGCCGCGTGGTCGCCGAGGTCCAGGACGAGGGCACGTGCTGGATGTCGGGCACCACCTGGCACGGCAAGGCGGCGATGCGGATCTCGGTCACCAACTGGACGACCGGCCCGGACGACATCGACCGCTCGGCGGAAACGATCCTCAGAATGCTGCGGAAAGTTTCCTGATCGGCGGTGTCGATTTCCGGAACGTTCGCTCGACGCAGGTGCGTACGACGAGCACAGGAGGAAACATGTCGTTCCAGGCGTACTTGGACAAGATCGAGGAAAAGACCGGGAAGACCCCGCGGGAGCTGGTCGACGAGGCGCACCGTCGCGGGTACGGCGCACCGGACGTCAAGGCCGGCGTGATCCTGGACTGGCTGAAGGCGGACCACGAGCTCGGCCGCGGTCACGGGATGGCGCTGGTGCACGTGATCAAGAACGGGCCGCGGATCAGCGACAAGCACGTGGGCAGCACCGGCACGCACGCCGACCCGAGCAACGAGCTGTGGCTGGACGGGAAGGCGACGAACCCGCTGAACGCCTAGCGCTACGGTAGGCGCGTGGATGCGAAGAAGTCACCGCGGGACAAGTGGATCACCGTGTACGGGCGCAAGCCCGTACTGGAGGCGCTGCACGATCCGAAGCTGTCGGTGGCGAAGGTGGTGCTCGCGGACAACGCGACCGGGCACTCGATGCAGGAGATCCTGCGGGCGGCGGAGAAGTACGGGACGCCGGTCGAGCGGGCGACCGCCAGCCGGGTGAAGTGGCTGGCCGGGAACGGCAAGCACGACCAGGGCGTGGTCGCGGACGTGGACGCGCCCCGGATGACCCCGCTGGAGGAGTTCGTACGGAGCCGCGGGAAACGGCCGACCAACGTTTTCCTGCTCGACGGCGTGACCAATCCCGGAAACGTCGGAATGATTCTGCGGACCGCGACCGGGGCGGGGTTCGACGGGGTGATCCTGCCACGGGCCGGTACGCCGCATGTCGGGCCGCTGGTGATCAAGGCGTCGGCAGGTGTCGCGTTCCAGGCACCGATCGTGAACACGTCCACCGCGAAGGCCGCTGTCGATCTGCTGCGTACGGCGGGCTACCACGTGTACGGGTTGTCGGCCCGGTCGCAGGACTCGCTGTTCAAGGCCGAGCTCGCGCCGCGCGCCGTCTACGTGCTCGGCGGCGAGACCAACGGCATCACGGTCAGCACCGACTCCGACCTACAGATCCCGCTGAACGCCGGCGTCGAGTCCCTGAACGTCGCCGTAGCCGCCGCAATCGTCGCCTTCGAGGTCACCAACCGCTGACGCGCGGTCCGCGCCGCGCAGGTCGGTGCGTGGTCAGCCGGTGATCTTTGCGACCAGGGCCTCGGCGGACTGGCGGGTGAAGGAGCCGGAGATCTGGACCTTGCCGCCGGGGATCTCGGAGTGGACGGTGGGGGCGGTGACGACCTGGCCGTGGACGAGGATCGCCAGTTGGTTGGTGGGTGGGTTCTGCTTGGCGATGGCGGCGGTCAGCTGGCCGAAGAGTTTGGTGCCTTCGGGGTCGAGGTTGAGGGCGATGTACCAGCCGTTCGAGCCGGCATCGAGGGCTGCCTTCACCTCGGAGACGTTGCGGCCGTCGAGTTCGACTTTGCCGACCTTGTACTTCATGCCTTCGGCGTCGCAGGCGGTTCCGGCCGGGGCTGGGGTGGGGCAGGTGCCGGCGGCTGCCGAGAGGACGCGGCGGAACTCGACGGCGGCCGGGTCGGAGGGTTTGGTGCGGGCGGTGGTTTGTTCGTCGGTCGGTTCGCGGTCGCTGCGGCTGACGAGGAGGACGACACCGGCCGCGATCACGACGACGAGCAGCAGGACGAGACCGCCCACGATCAGCAGCGGCCCCCGCGATCGCCGCGGTTGGCCCTGCGGTCCCGGCTGGTACGGCGGACCGGGTGGTTGGTTCGGCGGGACCGGGGGCTGGGTCATGGGGAACATGCTAGGTAACCAGGAAGTCACTCCCCGAGCAGTCGGGCCGCCAGTTGCGCGTTCCGGTGCGCGAACTCCCGCCACAGTTCCGGCGTACCGGCCACCCGTTCCCGCGCCGCCGACTCCCCCATCGAGCGCTGCGTCCACGTGCACATCCGCCCCGCCCGTAGCTCGAACCGCACGAGCACACCGTCAGCCCACCCGTACACATCAGCGTCCCGCGGCTCCAGCCACGCGACCTTCTGCTCGGCGACGATCCAGTCGAGCGCCTCGATCTCCCCCTGCACCTTGGCCGCGAACTCGTACCGCAGCTCCCCCGCCGCCCGATCACGCCGCCGTACCAGCTCGTCCCGCAACGCCGAGACCGCGGCCGGATCCCGTTCCAGGACAGCGATTGCCGTCCGCGCCAGTCCTTCCCGATCCTCCGGCCCGATCCCGAACAGCCGGCCGAATTCCTCTGCCGACCCGTCGCCTTCGACCGTGTACTGCAGCGGCAGCACCCGATGCAGCCCGGAAATCGCCTGCCGGATCCGCAGTCCGCCGAGGTACGGCCCGAAATGCAGCGTTTTCCCGCGGATCGTGTGCTCGAAGCGCAGGCCCGGCCGCGCGCCGTCCTCGAGGCGGATGTAGCCCACCACCTCCGCCCCGCCCTCGACGCGGTTCCAGCGCGGCTTGGAATGCTCGAGCAGGTTGCGTTCGAGCCACGCCGCCTCGTGGTCGGAGTCGCACCAGACGCCTTCCACCCGGGCGATCCGCCGTACCATCCGGGCCAGGTGCGGGCGGTCGCCGAGGTTCACCCAGTACGACTGCACGCGGCGCCGCAGGTTCCGCGCGCGGCCGATGTACAGCACCTTGCCGGCGTCGTCGCGGAACCGGTACACGCCCGGACCGGTCGGCAACGCGCGGACACCACGGATCATCAGCCCAGTGTGCCCGGTCCGACCGCCCCAGTGACCGACCGGTCGCGTGTTCGAAACGAATGCTTGCCGGGTCTTGCGCGCGACGGTGACTTGCAGTCATCCTGACGGGCGATCCGAGTGCCCGCAGGGGGTTTCGTGAGGCCGGGTACCGGACTCAGGCCTGGGGGGCTTCGTGAGGATTTCTGCCCAGTGGCTGCGCCGTGCGCTGTCCACGTTGTGTTCCGTACTGCTGCTGCTCGTCGTGCTACCGCTTTCCGCAGCGCCGGCAAGCGCTGCAGTGACGCCGACCGGTTTCAGCGAGCAGGTCGTGTTCACCGGACTGAAGGACCCGACGAACGTCGCGTTCTCGCCGGACGGCCGGGTGTTCGTCGCTGAGAAGAGCGGCCTGGTGAAGGTCTTCGACCAGCTCGACGACCCAACGCCGAGCGTGTACGCCGACCTGCGCACCGAAGTACACAACTACTGGGATCGCGGCCTGCTCGGCCTCGCGCTGCATCCCGATTTCCCCACGGACCCACGCGTCTACGTGCTGTACACACACGACGGCCTGATCGGCGGGCCGACGCCGAAGTGGGGTACGCCGGACACCGACGCCGACCCGTGCCCGTCGCCGCCCGGCCCGACCGGCGACGGCTGCCAGGTCAGCGCGCGGCTCTCGGTGCTGAACGCGAACGGCGCGGAGCAGGTGCTCGTCGAGGACTGGTGCCAGGTGTACCCGAGTCACTCGATCGGCTCGATCGAGTTCGGCCCGGACGGGATGCTGTACGCCGGTGGCGGCGACGGCGCGAGCTTCACCTACGTGGACTACGGCCAGGACAGCTTCACCTCGTCCGACCTCACACCCGACAATCCCTGCGGCGACGGGACGGCGCCGGTCGGCGCGACGCTGACGCCGCCGACCGCCGAGGGTGGCGCGCTGCGGGCGCAGGACCTGCGGACGTCCGCCGACCCGGCGACCCTGGACGGCTCGATCATCCGCATCGACCCGGAAACCGGTCAGGCCGCGCCCGGAAACCCGCTGATCGGCAGCGCCGACCTGAACACGCGCCGGATCGTCGCGCAAGGCCTGCGGAACCCGATGCGGTTCACGTTCCGCCCCGGAACCAGCGAGCTGTGGATCGGCGACGTCGGCTACTCGACGTGGGAGGAGATCGACCGCATCGTCGTACCGACCGCCGGCGTCACGAACTTCGGCTGGCCCTGCTACGAAGGCGCCGGCCGGCAACCCGGGTACGACGGCGCGAACGTCAACATCTGCGAGAACCTGTACGCCGCCGGCTCGTCCGCGGTCGCCACGCCGTACTACGCCTACAAGCACTCCGAGAAGATCGCGAACACCTGCACCACCGGCAGCTCGTCGATTTCCGGATTGACGTTCTACAAGGACGGAAACTACCCCGCGGCGTACGACGGAACGCTGTTCTTCAGCGACTACAGCCGCAAGTGCGTGTGGGCGATGATGAAGGGCGCCAACGGCCTGCCCGATCCCGCGAACATCCAGCTGTTCGCTTCGGGGTACGGCGTGACGCGCCTGCAGACAGGCCCCGGTGGGGACCTGTTCACGGTCGACTACGACAACGGCCGGATCCTGCGCTATGTCTACAACGGCACGAACAACCCGCCGACCGCGGTGATCCAGGCCGACCCGCCGAGCGGGCCGACGCCGCTGGCGGTGACCTTCGACGGCACCGCGTCGAACGACGCCGACGGCGATACGCTCACCTACGCGTGGGATCTCGACGGCGACGGCGGGTTCGACGACTCGACGGCCGCGGTCGTGCAGCACACCTATACGACGACCGGCACCAAGACGGTTCGGCTGCGCGTGTCGGACGGGCAGGCGACCAGTACGGCGACCACGGAGATCAACGTCGCGAACACGGCGCCGACCGCGACGATCACGTCGCCCGGCCCGGCCACGACCTGGAAGGTTGGCGACGCCATCGACTTCTCCGGGTCGGCGACGGATCCGGAGCAGGGGACGCTGCCGGCGTCGGCGCTGACCTGGTCGTTGGTCATGCACCACTGTCCGAGTGACTGCCACACGCACACGATCACGTCGATCAGCGGGGCGACCGGTTCGTTCACGGCGCCGGATCACGAGTATCCGTCGTACCTCGAACTGAAGCTGACGGCGCGCGACGCGCAAGGACTGACGGACACGAAGAGCGTGCGGCTGGATCCGAAGATGGTGCCGCTGACGTTCACGAGCTCGCCGGCCGGGTTGCCGGTGACGGTCCTGAACAAGAGCGGGCGAAGTCCGGTCAACGGTACGACGATCGTCGGGTCGAGCGTGTCGGTGTCGGCCGATCCGGTGCAGACCGTGGCGAACCAGGTGTACCGGTTCGGCCTGTGGTCGGACGGCGGCGCGCGCGACCACAACCTCGTGGCGCCGGCCGGGGCCACGACGTACACCGCGAACTACGGTCTCAAGCGGAACCTTGCCTTGGGCAAGCCTGCGCTTGCCTCCAGCACCTATCTGGCCGGGCGCGAGGCGTCGAAGGCGGTTGACGGGTCGATGAGCACGGCCTGGTCGAGTGCGCGGACGGATCCGCAGTGGTTCCGCGTCGATCTCGGCTCGGTGCAGATCGTCGACCGCGTCACGATGAACTGGCTGTCGACGGCGTACGCGAAGTCGTACCAGATCCAGGTGTCCGGCAGCGGGCGGACCTGGAAAACGGTTTCGTCGACGGTCAGCGGGGACGGCGGGACGGACAACGTCGCGTTCTCGCCGAACTACGCGCGGTACGTCCGGGTCGTCGCGACGCAGCGGGCCGTTGCCGGGAGCTACTACTCGTTCTGGGAGTTCGGCGTTTTCCAGAGCACCGGAGCGGGGATCGGGATCGGCGGGAAGTGCATCGACGTGTACCAGGCGTCGACCGCGGACGGTACGCCGACGACGCTCTACACGTGCAAGGGATCGGTCAACCAGCAGTGGACGCCCTCTGTCGACGACGGAACGATCCGCAGTATGGGCAAGTGCTTGTCGGCTCGCGACACGACGCTCCGGACGCCTGCTGTGCTGTGGACGTGTGACGGAACGGCCGGACAACGCTGGATTCCGCGGCTCAACGGGTCGCTGGTCAACGCGGCGTCCGGGATGTGCCTCGACGCGACTGGCGCCTCGACCGCCAACGGGACCAAGCTGATCCTGTACACCTGCAACAGCGCGCTCAACCAGAGGTGGACGCTGCCGTAATTCGATCGTCGTCCGTGGTCGCGACGACCTATCGTCTGGTGCATGAGCCAGGGATGGGTGGACGAGGGTTTCGGTGCGGTCGCGGACACCTTCGCGGAGAACTTCTCGTTGTTCCCGGAACTCGGGGCGGCAGTCAGCGTGCACGCCGGTGGCCGGAAAGTCGTCGAACTGTGGGACGGCGAAGCGGCGCCGGGGCGTTCCTGGTCTGAGGAAACCGTTGTACCGGTGTTTTCCTGCGCAAAGGGGCTGGTGAGCATTGTTGTTCACCGGCTCGCGCAGGAGGGGCGGTTGGACCTGGATGTGCCGATCGGTACGTACTGGCCGGAATTTGTTGCTGGGGGCAAAGAGGAGATCAGCTGCCGGATGGTGCTGGGGCACCGCGCCGGCATCCCCGTGCTGGACAAGAAGCTGACCTTCGAGGAAATCGCTGCCTGGGACCCGGTCGTCGCGGCGATCGAGGAGCAGAAGCCGTTGTGGGAGCCGGGGACGACGTACGAATACCACGGACATGTGTTCGGGTTCGTGCTCGGTGAGGTCGTACGCCGGATCACCGGGCAGTTGCCGGGGGCGTATTTCCGTACGTCGATCGGTGATCCGTTCGGGCTGCGTGCTTGGATCGGGTTGCCGGCCGCGGAGGTGCCGGCGCTGGCGCGACTGGAGGAGGCCGAGGGACGTCCGCCGCTGCCGGATCCCGAGCACCTCTTGATGCGCATCGTCACGATGAACGGGGCACTCGTGTTTCCCGGTCTCGACGTACCGCACGGCTGGAACGATCCCGAACTGCTGGCGATGGAACTGCCCGGCGCCGGAGCAGTCGCGTCCGCGACCGGTCTGGCCGGGGTGTACGCCGCGGCGATCACCGGCATCGACGGCTCCGAGCCGCTGCTGACGTCCGAGACCATAGGCGACGCGCTGCGCGAGGTGTCGTCCGGCGCCGGTTTCCTAGGCTTCGACGCCGGCGTGCGCTGGGGTTCCGGCTTCCTCCTGAACTCCGCTTTCCGCCCGACCCTAGGTCCCCGCAGCCTCGGCAACGACGGCGCCGGAGGCCAGTTCGCCTTCGGCGACGACGACTACGGCATCGCCTTCGCCTACACCACCAACCGCATGCTAGGCCACGGCGACCCCCGAGCCACCCGCCTCATCACAGCCCTCCGAACCTGCCTGGATTGACACCGCGGGCCGCCGCGTCACACGTTTTCCGGGGGTTCACGCGAGGGGGTGGTGGTGTTCACGCGACGGGGTGAGGGTCGCCAGGGACGCGTGAGGGGAGAGTTGGCATGTCTCGTGGCAGGTGGCTGGTGGCGGCCTCGGTCGTGGGGGTTGCTGCGTTGGTGGGGAGTACGGCGCAGGCTGCTGTGGGAGGTACTGCGCAGGCGGCCGTTGCGGGGAGTGCGGGTCTGGTCGGCGTTGCGGGTGAGGGTGGGCCGCGCGTGGTGGGGGCCGCTGTGCTGCCGGATTTTTCGTTGGAGGAGTTCTCCAACGGGTTGATACGGGGGTCGGTGGGGAACGGGCGGAACGTCGATCTCGGGGGGATCGGGAGTGATCTCTATCCGGCGGGGCGGGACGGTGAGTTCTGGACTGTCACGGATCGCGGGCCGAACGGGCAGATCAAGGTCGACGGGGTCAACCGGCGGACGTTCCCGGTGCCGGGGTTCGATCCGGCGATCGTGAAGGTCAAGGTGTCCGGGAAGACGCTGAAGGTGGTCGACGCGATCCCGATCACCACGCGGCACGGCAAGCCGGTGACCGGGCTGTCGAACCAGGAGAGCCGCGACGAGCTTCCCTACACGTACGACGCTTCGACCCGCCTCGAGGTGAACCCGAACGGTCTCGACACCGAGGGCATCGTGCGCGCGGCGGACGGCACGTTCTGGTTGGTGGACGAGTACAGCCCGTCGCTCGTGCATGTCTCGAGCCGCGGCCGGGTGCTCGCGCGGTACGTGCCGAAGGGTCTTGACCTGCAGGGCGCCGACTACCCGGTGATCGAGTCGCTGCCGGCGATCTTCCTGAGTCGCAAGATCAACCGCGGTTTCGAGGGGCTTGCGCAGTTGCCGGGTGGTGACCTGGTGCTTGCGTTGCAGAGCCCGCTGTCGAACCCGAGCAAGAAGGTCGGTGAGGCGTCGCTGAACACCCGGCTGGTGCGGTTCTCGCCGCGGGCCGGGAAGGTGACGGCGGAATACGCGTACCGGTTCGATCCGGTCGGGGTGGTCGACCCGGGTGAGGACGACACCAGCGAGCTCAAGATCTCCTCGGTGGTCGCCGTCGGTCCGGAAACGCTGCTCGTGCAGGAGCGGACGGACAACGCCGCGCGGTTGCAGCGCGTCGTACTGCGTCCGGCGGACAACCTCCTCGGCTCGAAGTGGGAGGAGGTCGCGACAACTCCGTCCTACGAAGCGCTTTCCGATCCGGCGGCGGCCGGTGTTCCGGTGCTGCGGAAAACGTTGTTCCTCGACCTGAACACGGTCGCGGGCGTGCCGAAGAAGATCGAGGGCGTGGCTCTGGTGTCGCGGAAAACGTTGGCCGTCATCAACGACAACGATTTCGGAACGACGGACGGCCCGGAAGCCTTCGATGCCAACGGCAACTTGATCGACAGCGGCGTCGAGACCACGCTGCTAACGATCCGCCTGCGCTGACCGGCTCACGGCAGGCGGCGCGGCTCAGGCAGGCGGACCGGGTCGGGCTGGGCGGTTGGGTCATGCCGTGCGGCGTTTGTCGAGGAAGAGGGTGGTGAGCCAGGTCCAGCCCAGGATGACTGCGAGGTCGAAGGCGATGATCGTTGGGCGGCTGCCGGCGCCTGCGCTGAGGCCTGCGAAGGCTCCGAAGAAGAGGATGCCGGTGAGGGCGGAGAAGCGGGCGAAGGCGCGGCGGCCGAGGGTGCGGTAGTGGCGGGCGATTACCACGCAGGCGGCGATCAGGCCCGTGAAACCGACGGTGCCGGCTACGAAGTGGCCCATGCCGCGGGCGCTGATCTCGGCGTAGTCGGCGGGTG containing:
- a CDS encoding aminotransferase class V-fold PLP-dependent enzyme — encoded protein: MIDWEGPLSEAFERATKYLNELPERRVGPEATAAELHAALGGALPSGPTDPRRVIAELADGVDGGLLPSGSGRFFGFVFGGATPASLAADWLTTTWDQNAGLYAASPAAAVIEDVTARWLVELFGLPPTTSVGFVTGAQMANFTGLAAARHEVLRNAGWQVERDGLIGAPPIRVLAGADRHDTIDRALRFLGLGTNCIEPVAVDEQGRMRPEALVDALRDGGAGSATIVCAQVGNVNTGAFDPVREICELAHEHQAWVHVDGAFGLWAAVSPQLRPLLDGIELADSWATDAHKWLNVPYDSGLVLCAHPEAHSAAMSIRAAYLIQDEAGERDPLDYNPEFSRRARGIPVYAAIRALGRTGIAEIVDRCHAMAGRFADALRTDGVEVLNDVVLNQVLVRFGDDDAVTRRVVAEVQDEGTCWMSGTTWHGKAAMRISVTNWTTGPDDIDRSAETILRMLRKVS
- a CDS encoding DUF4287 domain-containing protein → MSFQAYLDKIEEKTGKTPRELVDEAHRRGYGAPDVKAGVILDWLKADHELGRGHGMALVHVIKNGPRISDKHVGSTGTHADPSNELWLDGKATNPLNA
- a CDS encoding RNA methyltransferase produces the protein MDAKKSPRDKWITVYGRKPVLEALHDPKLSVAKVVLADNATGHSMQEILRAAEKYGTPVERATASRVKWLAGNGKHDQGVVADVDAPRMTPLEEFVRSRGKRPTNVFLLDGVTNPGNVGMILRTATGAGFDGVILPRAGTPHVGPLVIKASAGVAFQAPIVNTSTAKAAVDLLRTAGYHVYGLSARSQDSLFKAELAPRAVYVLGGETNGITVSTDSDLQIPLNAGVESLNVAVAAAIVAFEVTNR
- a CDS encoding GIY-YIG nuclease family protein produces the protein MIRGVRALPTGPGVYRFRDDAGKVLYIGRARNLRRRVQSYWVNLGDRPHLARMVRRIARVEGVWCDSDHEAAWLERNLLEHSKPRWNRVEGGAEVVGYIRLEDGARPGLRFEHTIRGKTLHFGPYLGGLRIRQAISGLHRVLPLQYTVEGDGSAEEFGRLFGIGPEDREGLARTAIAVLERDPAAVSALRDELVRRRDRAAGELRYEFAAKVQGEIEALDWIVAEQKVAWLEPRDADVYGWADGVLVRFELRAGRMCTWTQRSMGESAARERVAGTPELWREFAHRNAQLAARLLGE
- a CDS encoding PQQ-dependent sugar dehydrogenase, which encodes MRISAQWLRRALSTLCSVLLLLVVLPLSAAPASAAVTPTGFSEQVVFTGLKDPTNVAFSPDGRVFVAEKSGLVKVFDQLDDPTPSVYADLRTEVHNYWDRGLLGLALHPDFPTDPRVYVLYTHDGLIGGPTPKWGTPDTDADPCPSPPGPTGDGCQVSARLSVLNANGAEQVLVEDWCQVYPSHSIGSIEFGPDGMLYAGGGDGASFTYVDYGQDSFTSSDLTPDNPCGDGTAPVGATLTPPTAEGGALRAQDLRTSADPATLDGSIIRIDPETGQAAPGNPLIGSADLNTRRIVAQGLRNPMRFTFRPGTSELWIGDVGYSTWEEIDRIVVPTAGVTNFGWPCYEGAGRQPGYDGANVNICENLYAAGSSAVATPYYAYKHSEKIANTCTTGSSSISGLTFYKDGNYPAAYDGTLFFSDYSRKCVWAMMKGANGLPDPANIQLFASGYGVTRLQTGPGGDLFTVDYDNGRILRYVYNGTNNPPTAVIQADPPSGPTPLAVTFDGTASNDADGDTLTYAWDLDGDGGFDDSTAAVVQHTYTTTGTKTVRLRVSDGQATSTATTEINVANTAPTATITSPGPATTWKVGDAIDFSGSATDPEQGTLPASALTWSLVMHHCPSDCHTHTITSISGATGSFTAPDHEYPSYLELKLTARDAQGLTDTKSVRLDPKMVPLTFTSSPAGLPVTVLNKSGRSPVNGTTIVGSSVSVSADPVQTVANQVYRFGLWSDGGARDHNLVAPAGATTYTANYGLKRNLALGKPALASSTYLAGREASKAVDGSMSTAWSSARTDPQWFRVDLGSVQIVDRVTMNWLSTAYAKSYQIQVSGSGRTWKTVSSTVSGDGGTDNVAFSPNYARYVRVVATQRAVAGSYYSFWEFGVFQSTGAGIGIGGKCIDVYQASTADGTPTTLYTCKGSVNQQWTPSVDDGTIRSMGKCLSARDTTLRTPAVLWTCDGTAGQRWIPRLNGSLVNAASGMCLDATGASTANGTKLILYTCNSALNQRWTLP
- a CDS encoding serine hydrolase domain-containing protein — encoded protein: MSQGWVDEGFGAVADTFAENFSLFPELGAAVSVHAGGRKVVELWDGEAAPGRSWSEETVVPVFSCAKGLVSIVVHRLAQEGRLDLDVPIGTYWPEFVAGGKEEISCRMVLGHRAGIPVLDKKLTFEEIAAWDPVVAAIEEQKPLWEPGTTYEYHGHVFGFVLGEVVRRITGQLPGAYFRTSIGDPFGLRAWIGLPAAEVPALARLEEAEGRPPLPDPEHLLMRIVTMNGALVFPGLDVPHGWNDPELLAMELPGAGAVASATGLAGVYAAAITGIDGSEPLLTSETIGDALREVSSGAGFLGFDAGVRWGSGFLLNSAFRPTLGPRSLGNDGAGGQFAFGDDDYGIAFAYTTNRMLGHGDPRATRLITALRTCLD
- a CDS encoding esterase-like activity of phytase family protein; this translates as MSRGRWLVAASVVGVAALVGSTAQAAVGGTAQAAVAGSAGLVGVAGEGGPRVVGAAVLPDFSLEEFSNGLIRGSVGNGRNVDLGGIGSDLYPAGRDGEFWTVTDRGPNGQIKVDGVNRRTFPVPGFDPAIVKVKVSGKTLKVVDAIPITTRHGKPVTGLSNQESRDELPYTYDASTRLEVNPNGLDTEGIVRAADGTFWLVDEYSPSLVHVSSRGRVLARYVPKGLDLQGADYPVIESLPAIFLSRKINRGFEGLAQLPGGDLVLALQSPLSNPSKKVGEASLNTRLVRFSPRAGKVTAEYAYRFDPVGVVDPGEDDTSELKISSVVAVGPETLLVQERTDNAARLQRVVLRPADNLLGSKWEEVATTPSYEALSDPAAAGVPVLRKTLFLDLNTVAGVPKKIEGVALVSRKTLAVINDNDFGTTDGPEAFDANGNLIDSGVETTLLTIRLR